A stretch of Tenrec ecaudatus isolate mTenEca1 chromosome 2, mTenEca1.hap1, whole genome shotgun sequence DNA encodes these proteins:
- the TAS2R1 gene encoding taste receptor type 2 member 1 → MHANEERFLPVSCLQSPLAGPFRTAHYAECQRAINQGNLGLAVLVMQTVSSPSQAQSLTDVMVVLMDALLAGVLANSLIVFGASRDWIKRRVWTSLDLLLSCLAVARILMQLLVFYFILMYLSFVEPSMSTGQFVLCMATNEIGLWLATWLGVFYCVKVANIDHPLFLWLKRKLSTLVPWSILATLFYVLILCIGHLKYTWPLSKAIFYHYFSQNATTGYMEASFLSYTFVIIGLWPPLGIFLAAVLLLIVSLGRHARQMGHMEAGAGRPSRQAIAKALLSTLSFLVLYLSYYVVDTLLSSRRVEAGSLAILSHTLIAGTYPSAHSIILILGNAKLKQSVRLLLPRGRCP, encoded by the exons ATGCATGCCAATGAGGAGCGCTTCCTGCCTGTCAGCTGCCTCCAGAGCCCACTCGCCGGCCCTTTCAGGACCGCTCATTACGCGGAGTGCCAGCGCGCAATTAATCAGGGCAATTTGGG GCTGGCTGTGCTGGTCATGCAGACCGTTAGCTCACCCTCGCAGGCACAAAGCTTGACTGACGTCATGGTCGTCTTGATGGATGCG CTGCTGGCTGGGGTCTTGGCCAACAGCCTCATCGTCTTTGGGGCGAGCCGGGACTGGATCAAGAGGAGAGTGTGGACGTCCCTGGATCTCCTGCTCTCTTGCCTGGCTGTGGCCCGGATTCTCATGCAGTTGCTGGTTTTCTACTTCATTCTGATGTATCTTTCCTTCGTGGAACCATCGATGTCCACAGGCCAGTTTGTCCTGTGCATGGCCACCAACGAGATAGGACTCTGGCTGGCCACCTGGCTCGGCGTCTTCTACTGCGTCAAGGTAGCCAACATTGATCACCCGCTCTTCCTCTGGCTGAAGAGGAAGCTCTCCACGCTGGTCCCCTGGAGTATCCTGGCGACCCTGTTCTACGTGCTCATCCTGTGCATCGGCCACCTGAAATACACGTGGCCCCTTTCCAAAGCTATTTTTTACCACTATTTCTCCCAGAACGCCACCACAGGGTACATGGAGGCCTCGTTTCTCTCATACACCTTTGTCATCATCGGGCTCTGGCCGCCGTTGGGGATATTCCTGGCTGCTGTCCTGCTCCTGATTGTCTCCCTGGGGAGGCATGCCCGGCAAATGGGACACATGGAAGCCGGAGCTGGGCGCCCGAGCCGGCAGGCCATCGCCAAGGCCCTGCTGTCCACCCTGTCCTTCCTGGTCCTCTACCTGTCATACTACGTGGTTGACACCCTGCTTTCCTCTAGGAGGGTCGAGGCTGGGAGCCTGGCCATTCTGTCCCACACCCTGATTGCTGGAACCTACCCTTCAGCACATTCCATCATCCTGATCCTTGGAAACGCTAAGCTGAAGCAAAGTGTGAGACTGCTGCTCCCTCGAGGCAGGTGTCCCTGA